A genomic segment from Leptolyngbya boryana PCC 6306 encodes:
- a CDS encoding BON domain-containing protein, producing the protein MGWLQRMFGLEKPANPEQAVMGQPAPDAAASAPPDAGVSAGDTIPPERVGLNGEYDQSGLAKRVALAFDQDSQLDDVNTLWVAQLGTTVVLKGSVPSQDILNKMIEVANGVNGASAVDTNQVQVG; encoded by the coding sequence ATGGGTTGGTTACAAAGAATGTTTGGGCTGGAGAAGCCCGCAAATCCTGAGCAGGCAGTCATGGGTCAGCCTGCCCCTGATGCTGCAGCTTCTGCTCCTCCAGACGCAGGAGTGTCGGCAGGCGATACGATTCCGCCGGAGCGGGTCGGCTTAAATGGCGAATATGACCAGAGCGGTTTGGCGAAGCGCGTCGCGTTAGCTTTCGACCAAGATAGCCAGCTTGATGATGTGAATACGCTTTGGGTAGCGCAGTTGGGAACAACTGTAGTGCTGAAAGGCAGTGTTCCAAGTCAAGATATCTTGAACAAGATGATCGAAGTTGCGAATGGGGTCAATGGCGCAAGCGCTGTTGATACGAATCAAGTTCAAGTCGGTTAA
- a CDS encoding phosphoglucomutase/phosphomannomutase family protein — protein MAHAPMTITTINPIQFGTDGWRGVIAADFTFDRVMSVAPIAAQVLSEVYGAETGSNTVIVGYDRRFLSEEFARSAAESIRKAGFDILFSESFAPTPAFSWAAKKLNALGAIVITASHNPGNYSGLKVKSAHGGSVPPEVTKRIEALLAKGEPLPSAQPGSFSTFDPWESYCEGLRSLVDTDAIKTAIEQGKVTVFADVMHGAAATGLARLLGVEIQEINSDRDPLFEGGAPEPLPKYLPKILKTIREFDGNSLAVGLVFDGDADRVGAVDAKGNFLSSQILIPILLGHLIQKGFTGEFVKTVSGSDLMPLVAKLYDLPVYETPIGYKYIADRMLETQVLLGGEESGGIGYGHHIPERDALLSALYVLETVVQTGTDLGELYRQLQEKTGFFAEYDRIDLPLASMEVRAKLLEQLQTQPPQAIAGKAVVSCQTDDGYKFRLEDQSWLLIRFSGTEPVLRLYCEAASLEQVHQTLNWAKDWAS, from the coding sequence ATGGCACACGCGCCAATGACAATTACAACGATTAACCCGATTCAGTTTGGTACAGATGGCTGGCGCGGCGTGATTGCTGCCGATTTTACATTCGATCGCGTCATGAGCGTCGCTCCGATTGCGGCTCAAGTTCTCTCAGAAGTGTATGGTGCAGAGACAGGCAGCAATACCGTAATTGTGGGATATGATCGCCGTTTTCTGTCCGAAGAATTTGCTCGCAGTGCCGCAGAATCCATTCGCAAAGCAGGATTTGACATTCTGTTCTCGGAAAGCTTTGCTCCGACTCCAGCCTTTAGCTGGGCAGCAAAAAAATTGAATGCTTTAGGTGCGATCGTCATTACTGCCAGCCACAATCCCGGAAACTATTCCGGTCTAAAAGTGAAAAGCGCGCATGGGGGATCAGTACCACCAGAAGTGACCAAGCGAATCGAAGCCCTGTTAGCCAAAGGCGAACCCCTGCCCAGTGCTCAACCTGGAAGTTTCAGTACTTTCGACCCTTGGGAAAGCTACTGTGAAGGACTGCGATCGCTGGTGGACACAGATGCGATTAAAACTGCGATCGAGCAAGGCAAAGTGACTGTGTTTGCCGATGTCATGCATGGCGCAGCGGCAACTGGACTCGCACGACTCTTAGGCGTTGAGATTCAAGAAATTAACAGCGATCGCGATCCGTTATTTGAAGGGGGCGCCCCTGAACCTCTGCCGAAATATCTGCCCAAGATTTTGAAAACAATTCGCGAGTTTGACGGCAACAGTTTAGCCGTTGGCTTGGTGTTTGATGGCGATGCCGATCGCGTCGGAGCCGTTGACGCAAAAGGCAACTTCCTCAGTTCTCAAATTCTCATTCCGATCCTGCTGGGGCATCTGATTCAGAAAGGCTTCACAGGCGAATTTGTCAAAACGGTCAGCGGTTCTGATTTGATGCCACTCGTTGCAAAACTCTACGATCTGCCAGTCTATGAGACTCCGATCGGGTATAAATACATCGCCGATCGCATGTTAGAAACCCAAGTCTTGCTCGGCGGTGAAGAATCCGGTGGCATTGGCTATGGTCATCACATTCCGGAACGCGATGCTTTACTCTCGGCACTGTACGTGCTGGAAACGGTTGTCCAAACCGGAACGGATCTCGGCGAGCTTTATCGTCAATTGCAAGAGAAAACGGGATTTTTCGCAGAATACGATCGCATTGATCTGCCGCTTGCCAGTATGGAGGTTCGGGCTAAATTGTTAGAGCAGTTGCAAACGCAGCCTCCACAAGCGATCGCTGGAAAAGCAGTCGTCAGTTGTCAAACCGATGATGGCTATAAGTTCCGACTGGAAGATCAAAGCTGGCTGCTGATTCGCTTTAGTGGAACTGAGCCAGTCTTGAGACTTTATTGTGAAGCAGCCTCACTTGAGCAAGTTCACCAAACTCTGAACTGGGCAAAAGACTGGGCAAGTTAG
- a CDS encoding MFS transporter: MHSSHVWLMAIASGATVANLYYNQPLLAMIAAQFNESAEAVGAIPMWTQIGYAMGILLIVPLGDRLERRRLIVTMTGITAIALLVAAVSPNLIGLNLASFAIGASAVSAQILVPFAAQLCEPAQRGKVIGMVMSGLFVGILMARMVSGIVGAKYGWQVMYESASGMMVLLAIVLAKSLPRSRSTLALSYPNLLRSMLDLLIHQPILQSSAWIGAMSFAAFSAFWSTLVFLLREPPYQFGSDVAGLFGLTGISGALAAPVVGRIADRRSSSFTLTLGISITIASFLVFWSLQALLLGLMLGVVLIELGVQTTQISNQTTIYQLPVEFHSRLNAIYIMLYFVGGAIGSKLGTSAWNDWQWNGVCAVGLGLMLVACAGAFWRKRCIKA; this comes from the coding sequence ATGCACTCTTCCCACGTTTGGCTAATGGCGATCGCATCTGGCGCAACGGTTGCCAATCTCTATTACAATCAGCCCCTTTTAGCGATGATTGCGGCTCAGTTTAACGAATCGGCTGAGGCAGTTGGCGCGATTCCGATGTGGACGCAGATTGGCTATGCCATGGGCATTTTATTAATCGTGCCCTTGGGCGATCGTCTGGAGCGACGGCGGTTAATTGTGACCATGACAGGAATCACTGCGATCGCGCTTCTAGTTGCGGCGGTTTCGCCGAATTTAATCGGATTGAATTTGGCAAGTTTCGCGATCGGAGCGAGTGCAGTTTCGGCGCAAATCCTGGTGCCATTTGCTGCACAGTTATGTGAACCTGCACAACGCGGCAAAGTGATTGGCATGGTGATGAGTGGGTTATTTGTCGGAATTTTGATGGCGCGGATGGTGAGTGGCATTGTTGGAGCGAAATATGGATGGCAAGTGATGTATGAATCTGCATCCGGGATGATGGTGTTACTTGCGATCGTGCTTGCGAAAAGCTTGCCGCGCTCTCGATCAACCTTGGCATTAAGCTATCCGAACTTACTCCGATCCATGCTCGATTTGCTCATTCATCAGCCGATTTTGCAGAGTTCGGCTTGGATTGGGGCGATGTCATTTGCGGCATTTAGCGCATTTTGGAGTACGTTAGTTTTTTTACTGAGAGAGCCACCGTATCAGTTTGGCAGCGATGTTGCAGGATTGTTTGGATTAACTGGCATTTCTGGAGCTTTAGCCGCACCAGTCGTAGGAAGAATCGCCGATCGTCGCAGTTCAAGTTTTACGTTGACCTTGGGAATTTCCATAACCATTGCTTCATTCTTAGTATTTTGGAGTTTGCAGGCTCTGTTACTCGGATTAATGCTTGGTGTCGTGTTAATTGAGTTGGGAGTCCAGACGACGCAAATCTCCAATCAAACGACGATTTATCAGCTTCCTGTAGAATTTCATAGCCGCTTGAACGCCATCTATATCATGCTGTACTTTGTCGGCGGTGCGATCGGGTCAAAACTAGGCACATCTGCCTGGAATGATTGGCAGTGGAATGGGGTCTGTGCAGTCGGTTTGGGGTTGATGCTAGTCGCATGTGCAGGTGCATTTTGGCGCAAGCGATGCATCAAAGCGTAA
- the murQ gene encoding N-acetylmuramic acid 6-phosphate etherase yields MQLQQRGHLLTEQVNPASANLDQLSSIEIVDVFNQEDAKTIHAIAQARAELAKAIDLTAEKLRQGGRLFYVGAGTSGRLGVLDAAECPPTFCTPPEMVQGIIAGGADALVRSSEGLEDLADQGAEAIADRTVSALDVVVGIAAGGTTPYVHGAIAEGRKRGATTIFIACVPKEQVQIDVDVDIRLLVGAEVLAGSTRLKSGTVTKLALNILSTGTMVRLGKVYGNRMIDVAVTNTKLHDRALRILSDLTDLDRDQAAELLEKSDRSVKTALMMHWTGLSKTDSDRVLKEHQGNLRAAVKSLA; encoded by the coding sequence ATGCAGCTTCAACAACGAGGACACTTACTCACTGAGCAAGTCAATCCAGCCAGTGCCAATTTAGATCAGCTTTCTTCGATCGAGATTGTCGATGTCTTTAATCAAGAAGATGCAAAAACGATTCATGCGATCGCTCAAGCCCGCGCAGAACTTGCAAAAGCGATCGATCTCACGGCTGAGAAGCTGCGCCAAGGTGGACGGCTCTTTTATGTCGGGGCTGGAACCAGTGGACGCTTAGGGGTGCTCGATGCAGCAGAATGTCCTCCCACCTTTTGTACCCCGCCAGAAATGGTACAAGGCATCATTGCAGGAGGAGCCGATGCACTTGTGCGAAGTTCAGAAGGACTAGAAGATTTAGCAGATCAAGGTGCAGAGGCGATCGCCGATCGCACTGTCAGCGCACTGGATGTCGTGGTCGGAATTGCAGCAGGTGGAACAACGCCTTATGTACATGGAGCCATTGCAGAAGGTCGAAAGCGCGGAGCAACCACAATTTTTATTGCCTGTGTGCCAAAAGAACAGGTGCAAATTGATGTCGATGTCGATATTCGCTTGCTCGTTGGAGCGGAAGTACTCGCAGGTTCAACTCGATTGAAATCTGGAACAGTCACGAAGCTAGCTCTGAATATTCTTTCCACTGGAACGATGGTTCGACTCGGCAAAGTCTACGGAAATCGCATGATTGATGTCGCTGTGACAAACACGAAATTGCACGATCGCGCTTTAAGAATCTTGAGCGATTTAACCGATCTCGATCGCGACCAAGCAGCAGAATTACTAGAAAAAAGCGATCGCTCTGTAAAAACAGCCCTGATGATGCATTGGACAGGACTCTCAAAAACAGACAGCGATCGCGTACTAAAAGAACATCAAGGCAACTTAAGGGCTGCCGTCAAGAGTTTGGCTTAG
- a CDS encoding transglutaminase family protein: protein MLYQISHSTTYTYSDPVILQPHLIRLRPRSDGWQSLKLFSMQVMPIPIAQSELSDLDGNTLIKVWFSPELTGSLTVQIVSQTQTHQANPFNYLLEPWAMSLPIDYPTSLFKQLQPYLGATDAIALQLAYEIAERSSNQVTQFLYELTQQIYTNCEYVIRETGNPYPPGLTWTQKKGSCRDLTVLFIEVCRSIGLAARFVSGYQEGDEDHPDRHLHAWAEVYLPGAGWRGYDPTHGLAVSDRHIAVAASAIPEYAAPIVGKVTRSGGVQSTMDYTLQIQRIADLM from the coding sequence GTGCTTTACCAAATTTCACATTCGACGACTTATACCTATAGCGATCCCGTCATTTTGCAACCTCATCTGATTCGGTTACGACCGCGTTCGGATGGATGGCAGTCACTCAAATTGTTTTCGATGCAAGTTATGCCAATCCCGATCGCACAATCAGAATTAAGCGATCTCGATGGCAACACTTTGATCAAAGTCTGGTTCTCACCTGAACTCACAGGTTCTTTGACAGTTCAAATCGTGTCGCAAACTCAGACGCATCAAGCAAATCCTTTTAATTATTTATTGGAGCCTTGGGCGATGAGTTTGCCAATCGATTATCCAACTTCACTGTTTAAGCAGCTTCAGCCTTACTTAGGAGCGACTGATGCGATCGCGCTGCAACTGGCGTATGAAATCGCCGAACGTTCTAGCAATCAGGTCACTCAATTTCTTTATGAATTGACTCAGCAGATTTATACCAATTGTGAATATGTGATTCGCGAGACTGGCAATCCTTATCCACCTGGATTGACTTGGACGCAGAAGAAGGGATCATGTCGAGATTTGACGGTTTTATTTATCGAAGTTTGTCGATCGATTGGATTAGCCGCACGATTTGTCAGCGGATATCAAGAAGGAGACGAGGATCATCCTGATCGCCATCTCCATGCTTGGGCTGAGGTGTATTTACCGGGTGCAGGTTGGCGAGGGTATGATCCCACGCATGGACTAGCAGTGAGCGATCGTCATATCGCAGTCGCGGCAAGTGCGATCCCGGAATATGCTGCACCAATTGTAGGAAAAGTTACGCGATCGGGCGGAGTGCAATCGACGATGGACTATACGCTGCAAATTCAGAGAATTGCGGATTTGATGTGA
- the ispG gene encoding (E)-4-hydroxy-3-methylbut-2-enyl-diphosphate synthase produces the protein MQTLPNPIASATPTSQTLTDTTIHRRKTRSVPVGSISIGSDHPVAVQSMINEDTLDIDGSVAAIRRLHEIGCEIVRVTVPSMAHAKAMEEIRDRLYKTYQPVPLVADVHHNGMKIALEVAKYVDNVRINPGLYVFEKPKTSEYTQAEFDAIGEKIRETLEPLVISLRDQNKSMRIGVNHGSLAERMLFTYGDTPEGMVESALEFIRICESLNFYNIELSLKASKVPVMLAANRLMVQRMNAEGMAYPLHLGVTEAGDGEYGRIKSTAGIGTLLAEGIGDTIRVSLTEAPEKEIPVCYGILQALGLRRTMVEYVACPSCGRTLFNLEEVLQKVREATSHLTGLNIAVMGCIVNGPGEMADADYGYVGKQAGYISLYRGREEIKKVPEDQGVAELINLIKSDGKWVEPK, from the coding sequence ATGCAAACTCTCCCCAACCCGATCGCGTCAGCGACTCCTACCTCTCAGACTCTAACGGATACCACTATTCATCGGCGCAAAACTCGCTCTGTCCCCGTGGGCAGTATCTCGATCGGCAGTGATCATCCGGTCGCAGTACAGTCCATGATCAACGAAGACACCCTCGATATTGACGGCTCGGTCGCCGCAATTCGTCGCCTCCACGAAATTGGGTGCGAAATTGTTCGGGTGACGGTTCCGAGCATGGCACATGCGAAAGCGATGGAAGAAATTCGCGATCGCCTCTACAAAACCTACCAACCTGTGCCGCTCGTTGCTGATGTCCACCACAATGGGATGAAAATTGCGCTCGAAGTCGCGAAATACGTCGATAACGTGCGGATCAATCCAGGACTCTACGTTTTTGAAAAGCCGAAAACCAGCGAATATACTCAAGCTGAATTTGATGCGATCGGCGAGAAGATCCGCGAAACGCTCGAACCCCTCGTCATTTCCCTACGAGATCAAAACAAATCGATGCGAATCGGAGTCAATCACGGTTCGCTAGCAGAAAGAATGCTGTTCACCTATGGCGATACGCCTGAAGGCATGGTCGAATCTGCTCTAGAATTCATTCGGATCTGCGAATCGCTGAATTTCTATAACATTGAACTTTCGCTCAAAGCCTCGAAAGTTCCGGTCATGCTTGCCGCAAACCGTCTAATGGTGCAGCGCATGAATGCGGAAGGCATGGCGTATCCCTTGCATTTGGGAGTGACCGAAGCAGGTGATGGCGAATACGGGCGCATCAAATCGACCGCAGGTATTGGCACACTACTTGCTGAAGGTATCGGCGACACGATTCGAGTTTCTCTCACCGAAGCGCCTGAGAAAGAAATTCCAGTCTGCTACGGAATTCTGCAAGCGTTAGGATTGCGGCGCACGATGGTTGAGTATGTTGCCTGCCCATCTTGCGGGCGTACCCTGTTTAACCTAGAAGAAGTTCTACAAAAAGTCCGCGAAGCAACGAGTCATCTCACCGGACTAAATATTGCAGTCATGGGCTGTATTGTGAACGGTCCAGGTGAAATGGCAGATGCGGACTATGGATATGTCGGCAAACAAGCAGGCTATATTTCCCTATACCGAGGACGCGAGGAAATTAAAAAAGTCCCAGAAGACCAAGGGGTTGCGGAATTGATCAATCTCATCAAATCGGATGGGAAATGGGTGGAACCCAAGTAG
- the ctpC gene encoding carboxyl-terminal processing protease CtpC — translation MTKRALVLGATAAAVTAVTITGAGIHLNKGQAFFRDSPKELVDEVWQVIDRNYVDATFNQVDWKAIRSQYLNRNYKDKEEAYKSIREMLKRLGDPYTRFMDPTEFRNMQIDTSGELTGVGIQLAADEKTKKLTVISPIEGSPASAAGIAAKDIITKIDGKSTEGMDVNKAVTLIRGPVNTQVKLTVQRGTQQLEFNLKRAKIEIHPVRASVQQSPTGKVGYIRLVQFSANAAPEMRAAIQKLEKDNVTGYILDLRSNPGGLLYASVDIARMWIQEGGIVSTVDRKGISDKEDANRRALTDKPLVVLVDGGSASASEILSGAIQDNKRGTIVGTKTFGKGLVQSVRSLGDGSGMAVTIAKYLTPNGRDINKHGIDPDVVVELNEQQRQALVRDRDKIGTTSDPQYVKALQVLNQAVSAKQGTRAQTKN, via the coding sequence ATGACGAAACGCGCGCTTGTCTTAGGTGCAACGGCTGCCGCCGTAACAGCAGTGACCATCACCGGAGCCGGAATTCATTTGAACAAAGGACAAGCGTTCTTCCGGGACAGTCCCAAAGAACTCGTGGATGAGGTCTGGCAGGTCATCGATCGCAACTACGTCGATGCCACCTTCAACCAAGTGGACTGGAAAGCCATCCGTAGCCAATATCTCAACCGCAATTACAAAGACAAAGAGGAAGCCTATAAATCGATCCGCGAAATGCTGAAGCGCCTGGGAGATCCCTATACCCGCTTCATGGACCCGACTGAATTCCGAAATATGCAGATCGACACCTCTGGTGAATTGACCGGAGTCGGAATCCAACTGGCAGCGGACGAGAAAACGAAGAAACTTACGGTCATTTCCCCGATCGAAGGGAGTCCCGCCTCGGCTGCCGGAATCGCTGCGAAAGACATCATCACCAAAATTGATGGCAAAAGCACCGAAGGGATGGACGTGAACAAGGCAGTGACCTTGATTCGTGGACCTGTCAATACCCAAGTCAAACTCACCGTTCAGCGCGGAACTCAACAACTCGAGTTCAATCTAAAACGCGCCAAAATCGAAATTCATCCTGTGCGCGCCAGCGTTCAACAAAGTCCGACTGGCAAAGTCGGATACATCCGTCTCGTTCAGTTCAGTGCAAATGCCGCTCCTGAAATGCGAGCCGCCATTCAAAAACTGGAAAAAGACAATGTGACAGGTTACATTCTCGATTTGAGATCCAATCCGGGGGGTCTGCTGTATGCCAGTGTTGATATTGCTCGGATGTGGATTCAAGAAGGTGGAATCGTCTCAACCGTCGATCGCAAAGGCATTTCCGATAAAGAAGATGCCAATCGTCGGGCTTTAACCGACAAACCGCTGGTTGTCTTAGTCGATGGCGGCTCAGCCAGTGCCAGCGAAATTCTCTCGGGTGCAATCCAAGACAACAAACGCGGTACGATCGTTGGAACAAAAACCTTTGGGAAAGGCTTAGTTCAGTCGGTTCGCAGTCTCGGAGATGGCTCTGGAATGGCGGTGACGATCGCAAAATATCTCACTCCGAATGGACGAGATATCAACAAACATGGCATCGATCCGGATGTCGTCGTGGAACTGAACGAGCAGCAAAGACAAGCCCTAGTCCGCGATCGCGACAAGATTGGGACAACGAGCGATCCGCAATACGTTAAAGCCTTGCAAGTCTTGAATCAAGCGGTGAGCGCCAAACAAGGCACCCGCGCTCAGACCAAGAACTAG
- a CDS encoding type IV pilus twitching motility protein PilT, with protein MSSEIQNPFAMPTEVTAPRREVAPPPAAPRTPPAPPPAMRTMPNLMTEVTEAASRINSTTATQPSTDVTEPNAAATPTFAMPAASTSTAPAAPQPIPASSPSVPISAGTTPPPTLGHRPTTPPTAPNTRRSSNGSPTLEHIIRTAYDKGFSDIHLGVGEVPRFRNRGEIDTTDWPETDKPTFMSWLGEVLTEAEISQFEETLDFDGATQYEFARVRINIFDSLHGPAMVLRLIPLKILTMEQLNLPPVFKDVCHYHKGLILITGPTGSGKSTTMAAMIDYINKEMPKNIITIEDPIEFVHKSRKSLIKHREVGMHTRKFDNALKAALREDPDIILVGEMRDKETVNTALKAAQTGHLVMGTLHTNSAVKTIERVLSLYQPNEQPTMRVALAESLVAVIAQGLCRTTDGKRAAFHDILINTDAIRDYIRKGELDEIEAIIPRCGFDGMCTMNQSLYKLYENGQITEEVALEMSPKQNEMAQMLRGRV; from the coding sequence ATGTCATCAGAAATTCAGAATCCGTTCGCAATGCCCACTGAAGTAACTGCACCGCGCCGTGAAGTTGCCCCACCGCCTGCCGCTCCCCGAACTCCCCCTGCGCCGCCCCCTGCGATGCGGACGATGCCGAATTTGATGACTGAGGTGACTGAAGCCGCTTCTAGAATCAATAGCACGACTGCAACTCAACCGAGTACGGATGTGACTGAACCGAATGCAGCTGCCACTCCAACCTTTGCAATGCCTGCGGCGAGCACTTCCACTGCCCCGGCTGCCCCCCAGCCGATTCCAGCAAGCTCGCCTTCTGTTCCTATTTCCGCAGGGACAACTCCGCCGCCCACATTAGGACACCGTCCGACGACTCCCCCGACCGCACCCAACACCCGCCGCTCTAGCAATGGGTCGCCAACGCTTGAGCACATTATTCGTACTGCTTATGACAAGGGCTTTTCAGATATTCACTTAGGTGTGGGTGAAGTGCCTCGCTTTCGTAACCGAGGTGAAATCGATACGACAGATTGGCCTGAGACAGATAAACCAACGTTTATGAGTTGGTTAGGTGAGGTTTTGACTGAGGCAGAAATCAGTCAGTTTGAAGAAACCTTAGATTTCGACGGTGCAACGCAATACGAATTTGCGCGGGTTCGGATTAATATTTTCGACTCGTTACATGGACCTGCGATGGTGCTGCGTTTGATCCCGCTGAAAATCTTGACGATGGAGCAGTTAAACTTGCCTCCGGTGTTTAAAGATGTTTGTCATTATCACAAAGGGTTGATCTTGATTACGGGTCCGACTGGCTCCGGTAAATCGACCACGATGGCAGCGATGATCGACTACATCAATAAGGAGATGCCGAAGAACATTATTACGATCGAAGACCCGATCGAGTTTGTTCACAAGAGCCGCAAATCCTTGATCAAACACCGAGAAGTCGGAATGCACACGCGCAAGTTTGACAACGCGCTCAAAGCTGCACTGCGGGAAGATCCAGATATTATCCTCGTCGGTGAAATGCGTGATAAAGAAACCGTCAACACTGCCCTAAAAGCGGCGCAAACGGGTCACTTAGTCATGGGAACCTTGCACACGAATAGTGCGGTGAAAACGATCGAGCGGGTGCTCAGTCTCTACCAACCGAACGAGCAGCCGACGATGCGGGTGGCACTTGCTGAATCGCTGGTGGCGGTGATTGCTCAAGGCTTGTGTCGGACAACGGATGGAAAGCGGGCTGCATTCCATGACATTCTGATCAATACGGATGCGATTCGAGACTATATCCGGAAGGGTGAACTGGATGAAATCGAAGCGATTATTCCTCGCTGCGGATTTGACGGCATGTGTACGATGAATCAATCGTTGTACAAACTTTACGAGAACGGTCAAATTACCGAAGAAGTGGCGCTCGAAATGTCGCCGAAGCAGAACGAAATGGCACAAATGCTACGTGGTCGCGTGTAG
- a CDS encoding ArnT family glycosyltransferase gives MNNQVDAPKKERSRFLIGSILWILALGGIAFFYQLGSIGLVDETEPLFVEAARQMTVTGNWITPYFNQVTRFDKPPLIYWWMAIAFQTLGVNEWAARLPSAIAGTILTGFCFYILKRFVPSKIAPFLGSGIVALNLITLFFGRLGYSDMLLSACFGGSLFAFFLGYASNRRWYWAFYALMGFAVLTKGPVGVVLPSAIVILFLLWVGQLRSVLREMKPLLGTGLFLLVSMPWYALAYWQNGNAFIDSFFGVHNVERFTSVVNQHSGAWYYHLVIVLVGFFPWSLCLPAAIINILKSKWREKPRSEQLGLFALVWFSVVLIFFTIAVTKYITYTLPLYPAAAILVTLWYVHHFSQPKQSWGLKLTVYLSVIVSISFGICAFYSPSWLDDDPSMPDLGFKIQQAGLQHVAASIWITVAIVGLILALRYQLRWFWAVNLIGMAAFIWFFVTPAVGVIDSVRQLPLRQIAQATVEDKLPNEPIVMATDAFEKPSLVFYTQNPITFINRARLIQPYLEELRRDGKTESIAMITTPTALKGSGMKPNQYRFLQQYSNYQLVRVPIRPSKK, from the coding sequence ATGAACAATCAGGTTGATGCGCCCAAAAAAGAACGATCGCGGTTTTTAATCGGTTCGATCTTGTGGATTCTTGCGTTAGGTGGAATAGCATTTTTCTATCAACTCGGAAGTATTGGGTTAGTCGATGAAACAGAACCGCTATTTGTCGAAGCCGCTCGGCAAATGACGGTGACAGGCAATTGGATTACGCCATATTTTAATCAGGTAACTCGGTTTGATAAGCCGCCTTTAATTTACTGGTGGATGGCGATCGCATTTCAAACGCTCGGAGTCAATGAATGGGCAGCCCGATTGCCGTCCGCGATCGCAGGTACGATTCTGACCGGATTTTGCTTTTATATTTTGAAACGATTTGTTCCGTCGAAGATTGCGCCATTTTTGGGATCGGGGATCGTTGCGCTGAATCTGATCACGCTATTTTTTGGGCGCTTGGGATACTCAGATATGTTGCTGAGTGCCTGTTTTGGTGGATCGCTCTTTGCGTTCTTTCTGGGATACGCCTCGAATCGGCGATGGTATTGGGCGTTTTATGCGCTCATGGGGTTTGCTGTGTTGACCAAGGGACCTGTTGGGGTCGTCTTGCCGAGTGCGATCGTGATTCTGTTTCTACTGTGGGTCGGTCAACTGCGCTCAGTGCTTCGCGAAATGAAGCCTCTGTTGGGGACGGGATTATTTTTATTGGTCAGTATGCCTTGGTATGCGTTGGCATATTGGCAGAATGGGAATGCGTTTATTGATTCATTTTTTGGGGTGCATAATGTTGAGCGCTTTACCTCAGTGGTCAATCAGCATTCGGGAGCATGGTATTACCATCTTGTGATTGTGCTGGTTGGGTTTTTCCCTTGGTCACTGTGTTTGCCCGCTGCGATTATCAATATTCTCAAATCAAAATGGCGAGAAAAGCCGCGCTCAGAACAGCTTGGATTGTTCGCGCTGGTTTGGTTTTCGGTGGTGCTGATCTTTTTTACGATCGCAGTCACGAAATACATTACTTACACGTTGCCGCTCTATCCTGCAGCTGCGATTCTCGTGACGTTGTGGTATGTGCATCATTTCTCCCAACCCAAACAATCTTGGGGCTTAAAACTCACGGTCTATCTCAGCGTGATTGTCTCGATCTCCTTTGGGATTTGCGCGTTTTATAGTCCCAGTTGGCTCGATGATGATCCATCCATGCCGGATCTGGGATTCAAAATTCAGCAGGCTGGATTACAGCACGTTGCTGCCTCGATTTGGATCACTGTCGCGATCGTGGGGTTAATTTTGGCACTCCGTTACCAATTACGCTGGTTTTGGGCGGTGAATTTGATTGGGATGGCAGCATTTATCTGGTTCTTTGTGACTCCTGCCGTGGGTGTGATTGACTCAGTTCGGCAGTTACCGTTGCGGCAGATTGCTCAAGCGACAGTTGAAGATAAGCTGCCTAATGAACCGATTGTGATGGCAACAGATGCTTTTGAGAAACCGAGTTTAGTCTTCTATACGCAAAACCCGATTACGTTTATTAATCGTGCCCGGTTGATTCAACCTTATCTAGAAGAATTGCGCCGAGATGGAAAAACCGAATCGATCGCGATGATTACAACTCCGACAGCATTAAAGGGTAGCGGGATGAAACCAAATCAATATCGCTTTCTTCAACAATACAGTAACTATCAACTGGTGCGCGTTCCAATTCGTCCCTCGAAGAAATAA